A genomic segment from Spinacia oleracea cultivar Varoflay chromosome 3, BTI_SOV_V1, whole genome shotgun sequence encodes:
- the LOC130469870 gene encoding uncharacterized protein has product MDKSWIDLPTGHREYIDGCMEFIEFAKQDLVEGKIRCPCKNWDTFQRMFESDGGITSEGSLDNQSGFVGRDNMGGLLRSAFSVNMPPNFPNLEAREDDELIEEPVAYDTGVEYDYSTIEEDVTYKKLLEASEEKLYEGCINFSKLSFLLHLFHLKCMNHWSIESFNMLLKLILDAFPQILDFPFSYYYSKKMIKDSGLGYEKIDACPNNCMLYWGEFLEKDKCHVCGTSRWTKTKDRGGVVSDQGTDTCKKGVPAKVMRYFPLIPRPKRIYMSSETAEDMRWHDTKRLGEDDKRILRHPSDGLAWKAFDERHKDFALDPRSVRLGLASDGFNPYRLMNTTYSTWLMMLIPYNLPPWLCMKPSSFILSTLIPGKSSPGNDIDVYLQPLVHELKLLWTRVEAFDACAGEKFNLRAALLWTINDFPGYAMLSGLSTKGYNACPICLDSTPSDRFGSKIYYCSYRKWLLADHPYRCQGAKFCEKFGTNEWGKAPSRPSGTDILRQQEKLKHVYGKSKAPPKKRQREHDDDDDVQDESDFGTKRSILFDLVYWEHNLLRHNLDVMHIEKNVSENILGTLLSMDKSRDSKNDREALEAWRIKSHLWLSTNPNGSECMTPASYSMSTEEKERFLNILQKIKVPDGYGSNLSSCVNMKQRKLINLKSHENHVLMQDILPVALRASKATKVIDLLARLSSFFKKLCSTTIDPDDLDGLQYGISLTLCDLEKEFLPSFFTIMVHLLIHLVEEVKHGGPVQYRWMYPIERHLSHLKSHGTNKAQPEGSIAEGFLLEETIRFCSRYLQGVKTIFNIPKRMDDDIPNPNDYLFNSGGRVIGKEVSIRLDDKSLKQAHRYILLHSDEIKGDLDEFLTEKRLMNLQNPVTESDESNWIINQFGGWMQNKVHCIDATNEDGKLRKALAGGLHSYGRKLKGYIINGYKFLSTDRDCRLLTQNSGIMVEADGEAYYGKVKDIYELDYYGDYKVVFFRCHWIDIHRGVRAYPNGGVCVNFSKLMHSGRLLQDDPFVSSSQAKKVFYVEDEIQKGWLHVVKNKPREVFDLGDSLPLQTVVGWRGWDGLQRVEVSGDGGLSVRQVVLDMVMTKRTLVAIDEGSSIAASKSPKSSDPSTQNWGPFSPPTLGVSQTFGTVSQPIKQPVAAKKPWLHHNHPCLGLLPWFQSHN; this is encoded by the exons ATGGATAAAAGTTGGATCGATCTACCCACTGGTCATCGTGAATATATCGACGGTTGTATGGAATTTATTGAGTTTGCCAAGCAAGATCTAGTCGAAGGAAAAATTAGATGTCCATGTAAGAACT GGGATACGTTTCAGCGTAtgtttgagagtgatggagggaTTACTAGTGAAGGATCCCTTGATAACCAAAGTGGGTTTGTAGGTCGAGATAATATGGGAGGGCTATTAAGATCAGCATTTAGTGTTAATATGCCTCCCAATTTCCCAAATTTAGAAGCACGAGAGGATGATGAATTGATTGAGGAGCCCGTGGCCTATGACACGGGTGTAGAATATGATTATTCTACAATAGAAGAAGATGTGACGTATAAGAAGTTGCTTGAAGCTTCTGAGGAGAAATTATACGAGGGGTGTATCAATTTTTcaaagttatcttttctgttaCACTTGTTTCACTTGAAGTGTATGAATCACTGGTCCATAGAATCTTTCAATATGCTGTTGAAGTTAATTCTAGATGCATTTCCTCAAATACTTGATTTTCCCTTTTCTTATTATTACAGtaagaaaatgataaaagaCTCGGGCCTTGGGTATGAAAAGATTGATGCTTGTCCGAATAATTGCATGTTGTATTGGGGTGAATTTTTAGAGAAAGACAAGTGTCATGTTTGTGGTACATCGAGGTGGACGAAAACTAAGGATAGAGGTGGCGTTGTAAGTGATCAAGGTACAGATACTTGTAAGAAAGGTGTGCCAGCTAAGGTAATGCGATATTTCCCTCTTATACCGAGACCAAAAAGAATCTACATGTCATCAGAAACAGCAGAAGATATGAGATGGCATGATACAAAGCGATTGGGTGAAGATGATAAGAGGATTTTAAGGCATCCTTCAGATGGCTTAGCATGGAAGGCATTTGATGAGCGTCACAAAGATTTTGCATTAGACCCTCGTAGTGTTCGATTAGGTcttgcgagtgatggttttaatCCTTACCGTTTAATGAACACCACTTATAGTACGTGGCTAATGATGTTGATTCCTTATAATCTTCCACCATGGTTATGTATGAAACCATCTTCTTTCATTCTGTCCACGCTTATTCCTGGAAAATCAAGTCCCGGAAATGATATTGACGTGTATCTGCAGCCATTAGTGCATgaattgaaattgttgtggacaaGGGTTGAAGCATTTGATGCTTGTGCTGGAGAGAAATTTAATTTGCGTGCGGCTTTGCTTTGGACTATTAATGACTTTCCCGGCTATGCAATGCTCTCTGGTTTGAGCACAAAAGGTTACAATGCATGTCCTATATGCTTAGATTCCACGCCTTCTGATAGATTTGGGAGCAAGATTTACTATTGTAGCTATAGAAAATGGTTACTTGCAGATCACCCATATCGATGTCAAGGTGCCAAGTTTTGTGAGAAGTTTGGAACTAATGAGTGGGGTAAAGCCCCATCTCGTCCTAGCGGCACTGATATATTGAGGCAGCAAGAAAAGTTGAAGCATGTTTACGGAAAGTCGAAGGCACCACCGAAAAAGAGGCAAAGAGAAcatgatgatgacgatgatgtcCAAGATGAAAGTGACTTTGGTACCAAGAGAAGCATATTATTTGATTTGGTGTATTGGGAGCATAATCTTCTAAGGCATAATTTAGATGtgatgcacattgagaaaaacgTGTCTGAGAATATTTTGGGAACTCTTCTTAGTATGGATAAGAGTAGAGATAGTAAGAATGATCGAGAAGCCCTTGAAGCATGGAGAATAAAGTCTCACCTTTGGCTGAGTACTAATCCTAACGGAAGTGAATGCATGACCCCGGCTTCCTATTCTATGTCTACGGAGGAGAAGGAGAGGTTCCTAAATATTTTGCAGAAAATTAAAGTTCCTGATGGATATGGATCCAACCTTTCAAGTTGTGTGAATATGAAGCAAAGGAAGTTGATTAACCTCAAAAGTCATGAAAACCATGTTCTAATGCAGGATATCCTTCCTGTTGCCTTAAGGGCCTCTAAAGCTACAAAAGTGATTGACTTGTTGGCTAGATTGTCTTCCTTTTTCAAGAAGTTGTGCTCTACTACTATTGATCCAGATGATTTAGATGGTCTTCAATATGGAATTAGTTTAACTCTTTGTGACTTGGAAAAGGAGTTTCTGCCTTCATTTTTCACAATCATGGTCCATTTGTTGATTCACTTAGTGGAGGAGGTTAAACATGGTGGACCAGTGCAATACAGATGGATGTATCCCATTGAAAG GCACTTGTCCCATTTGAAATCACATGGAACCAATAAAGCCCAACCTGAAGGATCTATTGCAGAAGGCTTCCTTTTAGAGGAGACAATTAGGTTTTGTTCGAGATATCTTCAAGGTGTTAAGACCATCTTCAACATACCTAAAAGGATGGATGATGACATTCCAAATCCCAATGATTACTTGTTTAATTCCGGTGGTCGAGTTATTGGGAAGGAGGTCAGCATTCGCCTTGATGACAAAAGCTTAAAACAAGCTCATCGCTACATTTTGCTTCACTCTGATGAGATAAAAGGGGATCTAGA TGAATTTTTAACCGAGAAACGTCTAATGAACTTACAAAATCCTGTCACGGAGAGTGATGAAAGTAACTGGATCATCAATCAATTTGGAGGGTGGATGCAAAATAAG GTACATTGCATAGATGCAACCAACGAAGATGGGAAGCTAAGAAAAGCTTTGGCGGGTGGTTTGCATTCTTATGGCAGAAAATTAAAAGGATACATAATCAATGGATACAAATTCCTTTCCACGGATCGCGATTGtcgtcttttgacacaaaattctGGAATTATGGTCGAAGCGGATGGAGAGGCATACTATGGAAAAGTGAAAGATATCTATGAATTAGATTATTACGGAGATTACAAAGTTGTATTTTTTCGTTGTCATTGGATAGACATTCATAGGGGTGTAAGAGCATATCCAAACGGCGGAGTATGCGTCAATTTCTCTAAATTGATGCATTCTGGACGATTGTTGCAAGATGATCCATTTGTATCCTCATCTCAAGCAAAAAAAGTTTTTTACGTAGAAGATGAGATACAAAAGGGATGGTTGCATGTTGTTAAGAACAAGCCTAGAGAAGTGTTTGATTTAGGGGATTCATTACCA CTTCAGACAGTAGTTGGGTGGAGGGGTTGGGATGGCTTACAGAGGGTGGAGGTGAGTGGTGATGGTGGGCTTTCTGTGAGGCAAGTAGTgttagatatggttat GACTAAAAGAACATTGGTAGCTATTGACGAAGGGTCGAGCATTGCTGCATCCAAGTCCCCAAAATCTTCTGATCCATCCACCCAAAACTGGGGACCGTTCAGTCCTCCAACACTTGGAGTGTCACAGACATTTGGGACGGTATCACAACCCATTAAGCAACCAGTAGCTGCTAAAAAACCATGGTTGCACCACAATCATCCTTGCCTCGGCCTACTTCCATGGTTTCAAAGCCACAACTGA